The following is a genomic window from Bacillota bacterium.
CAGCCAACGACTGGAGCAGCTCATCCGGCGGCTGGCGCCGCTGTACGGCCCCTCCGGCCGCGAGGAAGCGGTGCGCGCCGCCGTCATCGACCTGGTGAAGCCTCTGGCGGACGAAGTGACGGTGGACGCGCTGGGCAACGTCATCGCCCGGCGCCGCGGCGCGGGCGGACCGGCGGCCCGCCGCGTCATGGTCGCCGCCCACATGGACGAAATCGGCGTCATCGTCACCCACATCGACGACAACGGCTTCCTGCGCTTCGCCCCCGTGGGCGGCGTGGGCCCCGCGACGCTGCTGGGCCAGCAAGTCGTGTTTGACAACGGCGTCGTCGGCGCCGTGGGCATCGAGAAAGTCGAAGGGCCCAAAGACATCCACCTCGACAAGCTGTTCATCGACATCGGAGCGTCCAGTAAGCAGGAGGCCGAAAAGTACGTGCGCGTCGGCTCGTGCGCCGCGTATTTGCGGGACGTCGCCAAAGCGGGTTCGCGCCTTATCGGCAAAGCCATGGACGACCGCGTGGGCTGCGCCGTGGCCATCGAGGCGCTCCACCAGCTCAAGGACGATCCCGGTCCCAACGACGTCTACTTCGTGTTCACCGTCCAAGAGGAAGTCGGCCTGCGCGGGGCCAGGACGTCCGCCTACGCCGTGGAGCCCGACGTCGCCATCGCCGTGGACGTGACGGCCACGGGCGACACGCCCAACGGTCAGCGCCTCAACATGAAGCTGGGCGGCGGCGTGGCGATTAAGGTCAAAGACGGCAGCCTCATCACCCACCGCGGGTTACGGGAGCTCTTGGTGCAGTGCGCTGAAGAAGAAGGCATCCCGTACCAGATGGAAGTGCTGCCTTCCGGCGGCACCGACGCGGGTGCCATTCACGTGACCAGGACCGGCGTTCCGTCGGGCGTGCTCTCCATCCCCACCCGCTACCTGCACACGCCCGCCGAGATGGTGGACCTGGCCGACGTGGCGGCTACGGCCGACCTGTTGACGGCGGCGCTGCGCCGCGAGCTGAACGTCGGCGCGAGCGGTTAATGCCGGCGCGAACGGTTCCGCGCAGCCCGGACCGACGGTTCTTGCGCCGGCGCTGAGGCCCAAAACGAAGCCGGCTCCCGCCTTGCGGCGAGAGCCGGCTTTTTTCGGTACCCGTCCCGGTTGTTGAAGCATCCGTCCTGGTGCCCGTGTCCGTCTCCAAGCGCCGGGCTCGGCCGGCGGCGAAGGCTTCTTCTCCGTTACTCCGCCGCCTGCTCCTGCGCGTCGATGACGGCCACCGCCGTTATGTTGACGATGTCGTCCACGTCGTCGCCCCGCTGCAGCACGTGCACCGGCGCGTTCAGCCCCATCAGGATGGGTCCCATCGCTTCCGCGCCGCCCAGCCGCGCCAGCAGCTTGTACGCGATGTTGGCGGCCTCCAGGCTTGGGAAGACGAGCACGTTGGCCCGGCCCACCACCCGCGAGAACGAATACTCGTCGGCCAGCTCGGGCCAGACCGCCGTGTCCGCTTGCATCTCGCCGTCGATCTCCAGCGCCGGCCGGCGACGGTGCACGATCTCGACAGCCTCGCGCACCTTGACCGAGCGCGGGTGCTCCGCCGAGCCGAAGTTGGAGAACGACAGCATGGCTACCCGCGGCTCGATGCCAAAGCGCCGCACGGTGTCGGCGGCCAAAATGGCGATGTCGGCCAGCTCTTCGGCCGTCGGGTCGATGTTGACGGTCGCGTCGGCGAAGAAGTAGACCTTGTCCCGCAGCGCCATGACGTACATGCCCGCCACCCGGCTGACGCCCGGTTTGGTGGAGAACACGTGCAGCGCGGGCCGGATGACGTCGGGATAGTGCGACGTGAGGCCCGCCACAAACGCGTCGGCGTCGCCGTGCTTTACCATCAGGCAGCCGAAGTAGTTGGGCTCCAGCGCCCGGCGGGCCGCCTCCCGCAGCGTCATGCCCCGCCGCTGCCGCAGCTCGTACAGGTGCCGGATGTACTCGTCCCGCCGCGGATGCTCGGCCGGATTGACGGTCTCGAGCGGCACCTCGATGCCCAGCTCCCGGGCCCGCTGCCGGATGACCTCCGGATCGCCCAGCAGGATAGGCCGCGCGATGCCTTCCTGCTGCACGATGGCCGCGGCGCGGATGATGCGGGGTTCTTCGCCCTCGGCGTACACGACCCGCTTCGGGTCCGTGGACGCCTTCTGCAGGATGACGCGGCGAATTTCCCGGCCCTTGTGGAACCGATCCACCAGTTCGCGGCGATACGCGTCAATGTCGATGTGCAGCCGCGCCACGCCCGACTCGATGGCCGCCTTGGCCACCGCCGACGCGACCCACGGCAGCGCCCGCGGGTCGAAGGGCTTGGGGATGATGTAGTCGGGGCCGAAGGACAGGTGCGGCAAGTTGTAGGCGCGCAGCACGACGTCCGGCACCGGCTGCCGGGCCAGCTCGGCCAGCGCCCGGGCCGCCGCGACTTTCATCGCCTCGTTGATGGCCCGCGCCCGCACGTCCAGCGCGCCGCGGAAAATGAAGGGGAAGCCCAGCACGTTGTTGACCTGGTTCGGATAGTCCGAGCGGCCGGTGGCGACGATGGCGTCGGGGCGCGTTTCCTTGGCCAGCTCGTAGCGAATCTCCGGATCCGGATTGGCCAGCGCGAAGATGATGGGCCGCGGCGCCATCGTCCGCAGCATTTCCGGCGTCACCACGTCGGCCACGGACAAGCCGATGAAGACGTCCGCATCTTTCATGACGTCGGCCAGCGTGCCTTCGGGCGCGTCCTGCGCAAACCGCGCCTTGTACTCGTTCATCCCCTTCTCGCGGCGAGTCGTCAGCAAGCCGTGCGAGTCGCACATCCAAATGTGCGCCTTCGGCACGCCCAGCTCCATCAGGAACTTCGCCGTAGCGATGGCCGACGCCCCCGCACCGTTGATGACGACCTTAACGCCGTCGATGGGCTTGTCCACCAGTTCCAGCGCGTTCAGCAGCGCCGCGCCGGCGATGATGGCCGTCCCGTGCTGGTCGTCGTGGAAGACGGGAATTTGCATTTCCTGGCGCAGCCGCTCTTCGATGACGAAGCATTCGGGCGCCTTGATATCCTCGAGGTTGATGCCGCCGAAGGTGGGCTCCAGGGCCTTGACGATGCGGATGAACTCCTCCGGGTCGGTGGTGTTCACTTCGATGTCGTACACGTCGATGTCGGCGAAGCGCTTAAACAGCACGCCTTTGCCTTCCATGACCGGCTTGGCGGCCAGCGCGCCCACGTTGCCGAGGCCGAGCACCGCCGTGCCGTTGGAGACGACGGCCACCAGATTCCCTTTATTGGTGTAGCGATAGGCCGCCTCCGGGTCCGCGGCCACAGCCTGCACGGCGTAGGCCACGCCGGGCGAATACGCAAGCGCCAAATCGCGCTGGGTGGAGGCCGGCTTGGTCACGCGAATTTCCAGTTTGCCCGGACGCCCTTTGGCGTGGTATTCGAGCGCCTGTTCCTGCAGTGTCGCCATCCTGAAAACTCCTCTTCTCTCTTGGCTAGTGTGAGCTTGGCGCGACGGCCGTGCAGCAATACGCGGCAAAAACCAGCCGAGGATCGCCGGGAAGGCGGGATGCGGGAGCCACACTGAAACGCCGCTTTCCGCCGGCCGTCAGCCGAGGCGCCTTTCCGCCAGCAACTCGTGGGCCGCCGCCAGCTCGTCGGCGCTCAGCGCGCCCGGCTCCCAGCCGTCGCTCTGCGCAAATCCCCCCCGCAGCGCCGCCTCCGCTTCCGCCAACGACACCGGGCGGCCCAAGAGCTCCGCCAGCGTGGTGACGCTTTCGGCCACAAGGCGCGGCTCGCCGCCGGCGGCCGCGTAAAAGCGGTTGAGGAGCGCAGTGGCGGCTGCCGGATCTTGCGACACGAGCAAGACGCCGGAGACCAGCGCGCACCCTCGGCGGATGGCCTGGGCGATGCCGGCGATTTTGCGGCCCTGCGCCACCAGGTCGTAGGGACCCGCGCAAAACGCGCCGGGCGCTTCCCCGAACTCCGCGGCGATCCCGAGCCGCTGCAGCGCCAGCCGGACGCCTCGCGTCATTTCGTCGAAGTTTCGGTGAACGGAGACGAAATCCTTGCAAGGCTTGGCGACGGCAAAAATGAGGCAACCCTCGTCGACGACGACAGCGGTGCCCCCCGCGTTGCGCCGATACACGGGAAAGCCCGCCGCCTGCAGGACGGCCACGCCGTCGGCCAGCGCCGGCAAGCGCGCGTCTTTCGGGCCCAGCAGCGCGTGCCGGCGCGGCCGCACGATGAGAATGGTCGGCGGCGCCCAGCCGGCGCCGACTGCCGCCGCGACGGCGTCGGCCAATACAGGGCTCAGTTCGGACGCGCCCCCCTCCGCCTGCGCATCAACGGACAC
Proteins encoded in this region:
- a CDS encoding NADP-dependent malic enzyme (NADP-dependent; catalyzes the oxidative decarboxylation of malate to form pyruvate; decarboxylates oxaloacetate) translates to MATLQEQALEYHAKGRPGKLEIRVTKPASTQRDLALAYSPGVAYAVQAVAADPEAAYRYTNKGNLVAVVSNGTAVLGLGNVGALAAKPVMEGKGVLFKRFADIDVYDIEVNTTDPEEFIRIVKALEPTFGGINLEDIKAPECFVIEERLRQEMQIPVFHDDQHGTAIIAGAALLNALELVDKPIDGVKVVINGAGASAIATAKFLMELGVPKAHIWMCDSHGLLTTRREKGMNEYKARFAQDAPEGTLADVMKDADVFIGLSVADVVTPEMLRTMAPRPIIFALANPDPEIRYELAKETRPDAIVATGRSDYPNQVNNVLGFPFIFRGALDVRARAINEAMKVAAARALAELARQPVPDVVLRAYNLPHLSFGPDYIIPKPFDPRALPWVASAVAKAAIESGVARLHIDIDAYRRELVDRFHKGREIRRVILQKASTDPKRVVYAEGEEPRIIRAAAIVQQEGIARPILLGDPEVIRQRARELGIEVPLETVNPAEHPRRDEYIRHLYELRQRRGMTLREAARRALEPNYFGCLMVKHGDADAFVAGLTSHYPDVIRPALHVFSTKPGVSRVAGMYVMALRDKVYFFADATVNIDPTAEELADIAILAADTVRRFGIEPRVAMLSFSNFGSAEHPRSVKVREAVEIVHRRRPALEIDGEMQADTAVWPELADEYSFSRVVGRANVLVFPSLEAANIAYKLLARLGGAEAMGPILMGLNAPVHVLQRGDDVDDIVNITAVAVIDAQEQAAE
- a CDS encoding ligase, yielding MTALAGWPCETAARRFRLVSVDAQAEGGASELSPVLADAVAAAVGAGWAPPTILIVRPRRHALLGPKDARLPALADGVAVLQAAGFPVYRRNAGGTAVVVDEGCLIFAVAKPCKDFVSVHRNFDEMTRGVRLALQRLGIAAEFGEAPGAFCAGPYDLVAQGRKIAGIAQAIRRGCALVSGVLLVSQDPAAATALLNRFYAAAGGEPRLVAESVTTLAELLGRPVSLAEAEAALRGGFAQSDGWEPGALSADELAAAHELLAERRLG
- a CDS encoding aminopeptidase, whose protein sequence is MQAKYADSQRLEQLIRRLAPLYGPSGREEAVRAAVIDLVKPLADEVTVDALGNVIARRRGAGGPAARRVMVAAHMDEIGVIVTHIDDNGFLRFAPVGGVGPATLLGQQVVFDNGVVGAVGIEKVEGPKDIHLDKLFIDIGASSKQEAEKYVRVGSCAAYLRDVAKAGSRLIGKAMDDRVGCAVAIEALHQLKDDPGPNDVYFVFTVQEEVGLRGARTSAYAVEPDVAIAVDVTATGDTPNGQRLNMKLGGGVAIKVKDGSLITHRGLRELLVQCAEEEGIPYQMEVLPSGGTDAGAIHVTRTGVPSGVLSIPTRYLHTPAEMVDLADVAATADLLTAALRRELNVGASG